In Vicingus serpentipes, the following are encoded in one genomic region:
- the accC gene encoding acetyl-CoA carboxylase biotin carboxylase subunit — MNKILVANRGEIALRVMRSAKEMGIKTVAIFSEADRKAPFVKYADEAVCVGPPPSSESYLQVDKIIQICKDLNVDGIHPGYGFLSENANATRKITEAGITFIGPSPEAMELMGDKLKAKDTVKSYNIPMVPGTDKAIEDIAAAKTIAEGIGFPILIKAAAGGGGKGMRVVESADEFEEQMDRAVSEAVSSFGNGAVFIEKYVGSPRHIEIQVLADTHGNVVYLFERECSIQRRHQKVIEEAPSSVLTPEIREAMGKCAVDVARSCNYYGAGTVEFLLENNKDFYFLEMNTRLQVEHPVSELISGVDLVKEQIKVARGEKLSFTQEDLKINGHSLEVRVYAEDPTNNFLPDIGRLNTYKKPEGMGVRVDDGFEEGMDIPIYYDPMISKLITHGKDRQEAIDRMLRAIEDYKISGVETTLPFCKFAIQHEAFVSGNFDTHFVNKYFTPEVLNIHNKEVEEVAALFAAKLFTDNNSKQTITNSSNKVTSNWKKNRM; from the coding sequence ATGAATAAGATATTAGTTGCCAATAGAGGTGAAATTGCATTAAGAGTTATGCGCTCTGCTAAAGAAATGGGAATAAAAACAGTTGCCATTTTTTCTGAGGCAGACAGAAAAGCTCCTTTTGTTAAATATGCTGATGAGGCAGTATGTGTTGGACCTCCACCTTCAAGTGAGTCGTACTTACAAGTTGATAAAATAATACAAATCTGTAAAGATTTAAATGTAGATGGAATTCATCCTGGATATGGATTTTTATCAGAAAATGCTAATGCAACTCGTAAAATTACAGAAGCAGGTATTACATTTATTGGGCCATCTCCAGAAGCAATGGAGTTGATGGGAGATAAATTAAAAGCAAAAGATACTGTAAAAAGTTATAATATTCCAATGGTACCCGGTACCGATAAGGCAATAGAAGATATTGCTGCTGCAAAAACAATAGCAGAGGGAATAGGTTTTCCGATTTTAATTAAAGCTGCTGCTGGTGGTGGTGGTAAAGGGATGAGAGTGGTTGAAAGCGCTGATGAATTTGAGGAGCAAATGGATAGAGCAGTGAGTGAAGCAGTTTCTTCTTTTGGAAATGGAGCTGTATTTATTGAGAAATATGTTGGTTCTCCTCGTCATATTGAAATACAAGTTTTAGCAGACACTCACGGTAATGTGGTTTATTTATTTGAACGCGAATGTTCAATTCAACGTCGTCATCAAAAAGTAATTGAAGAAGCTCCTTCTTCTGTGTTAACTCCAGAGATTAGAGAAGCAATGGGTAAATGTGCTGTTGATGTTGCTCGTTCTTGTAATTATTATGGGGCAGGAACCGTTGAGTTTTTATTAGAAAATAATAAAGATTTTTATTTTTTGGAAATGAATACTCGTCTTCAGGTAGAGCATCCAGTTTCTGAGTTAATTTCAGGAGTTGATTTAGTGAAAGAACAAATAAAGGTTGCTCGAGGAGAGAAACTATCCTTTACTCAAGAAGATTTAAAAATTAATGGACATTCATTAGAAGTTAGGGTTTATGCAGAAGATCCAACCAATAATTTTTTACCAGATATTGGTCGTTTAAACACGTATAAAAAACCTGAGGGAATGGGAGTTAGAGTTGATGATGGTTTTGAAGAAGGAATGGATATTCCAATTTATTATGATCCAATGATTTCGAAATTAATTACTCATGGTAAGGATAGACAAGAAGCAATTGATAGAATGTTAAGAGCAATTGAAGATTACAAAATAAGTGGTGTAGAAACTACTTTGCCATTTTGTAAGTTTGCTATTCAACATGAAGCTTTTGTAAGTGGAAATTTTGATACACATTTTGTAAATAAATATTTTACTCCAGAAGTTTTAAATATCCATAACAAGGAAGTAGAAGAAGTTGCAGCATTGTTTGCCGCTAAACTTTTTACAGATAATAACTCTAAACAAACA
- a CDS encoding DUF6268 family outer membrane beta-barrel protein, which produces MSKILIIAILVCFGKVTFSQSLQLDFLFSSGLTYSSEFHGASKVNDSVDFNFNKHQLQYVLPLKTKINLDLKKLDFKKMNLSSSQLFLTSRIGFNQSSFSGKSSNNIYRASIGITGLNAGIRQGIWIYSANLYVNESDKTYNGNLVPNFRGYGARVKVKSFDFIYFYGLGLLVNQGKFYPVPILGFQKKVAKNLKARIVFPLEAKLNYKVNPKLNVDLGANFDGVNTIYRQGSVLRGNDATINYRQIKPYLALNSKIAKQFKLKLEGGLSVAQQYTVIQKDYSQSLGTSYYVAFSLNYQFGKSLFGQFVNPQ; this is translated from the coding sequence ATGAGTAAAATATTAATTATAGCAATTTTAGTGTGTTTTGGAAAAGTAACTTTTTCACAATCATTACAACTCGATTTTTTATTTAGTTCAGGATTAACTTATAGTTCAGAATTTCATGGAGCATCTAAGGTAAATGATTCTGTTGATTTTAATTTTAATAAACATCAGCTTCAATATGTTCTTCCATTAAAAACCAAAATTAATTTAGACCTAAAAAAGCTAGATTTTAAAAAGATGAATTTGAGTTCATCTCAGCTTTTTTTAACTTCTCGAATAGGATTTAATCAATCTAGTTTTTCAGGTAAATCATCAAATAATATTTATAGAGCTTCGATTGGAATTACTGGTTTAAACGCTGGAATTCGACAAGGAATATGGATTTATTCAGCTAATCTTTATGTTAATGAAAGTGACAAAACTTACAATGGAAATTTGGTTCCAAATTTTAGAGGTTATGGAGCAAGAGTTAAAGTAAAGAGCTTTGATTTTATTTATTTTTATGGGTTAGGTTTACTGGTTAATCAAGGTAAATTTTACCCAGTTCCTATTTTAGGATTTCAGAAAAAAGTGGCTAAGAATTTAAAAGCCAGAATTGTTTTTCCGCTAGAAGCAAAATTAAACTACAAAGTAAATCCTAAACTAAATGTTGATTTAGGGGCTAATTTTGATGGCGTAAATACTATTTACCGACAAGGTTCTGTTTTGAGAGGAAATGATGCCACTATAAATTATAGGCAAATAAAACCCTATTTAGCATTGAATTCAAAAATTGCTAAGCAATTTAAACTAAAACTAGAAGGAGGTTTGTCTGTTGCTCAACAATACACTGTTATTCAAAAGGATTATTCACAAAGTTTAGGGACATCATATTATGTTGCTTTTTCTTTAAATTATCAATTTGGAAAATCTTTATTTGGACAATTTGTAAATCCACAATAA
- a CDS encoding acyl-CoA thioesterase, whose protein sequence is MPKRQLKFCFLAEPTDVNFGGKVHGGAAMKWIDQVAYACASSWSGEYAITVYVGGIRFLAPIKIGELVELEAKIIYTGNSSMHIAVDVYAKSTKSDKRVKTTHCIIVFVAVDENNNPVKVPKWIPISKEDIALEKYAISLMEMRKDIDETMQPYIKN, encoded by the coding sequence ATGCCTAAAAGACAACTGAAATTTTGTTTCCTAGCCGAACCTACTGACGTAAATTTTGGAGGAAAAGTACATGGTGGAGCTGCGATGAAATGGATAGATCAAGTAGCTTATGCTTGCGCAAGTTCATGGAGTGGAGAATATGCTATTACTGTTTATGTTGGAGGAATCCGTTTTTTAGCTCCAATTAAAATTGGGGAATTAGTTGAACTCGAAGCCAAAATAATATACACTGGAAATTCAAGCATGCATATTGCTGTTGATGTTTATGCAAAATCTACAAAATCTGATAAAAGAGTAAAAACAACTCATTGCATTATCGTTTTTGTTGCAGTTGATGAAAATAATAATCCTGTAAAAGTTCCCAAATGGATACCCATTTCTAAAGAAGATATTGCCCTTGAAAAATACGCCATAAGCTTAATGGAGATGAGAAAAGACATCGATGAAACAATGCAACCTTACATCAAGAATTGA
- a CDS encoding BatA domain-containing protein — protein sequence MKFASPEFLYALIAIAIPIIIHLFNFRKFKKVYFSNISFLKEVKQETQSKSKLKHLLILLSRILAIAFLVFAFSQPFIPSNSSEANNNNVVGIYVDNSFSMESSGENGSLLNEAKLKAVEIVNSYKKTDHFVICENSFSVGSQRLLNAEDAIDKLEEIQITPETKLLSAGVTRLKDAISDQENNNKAIYVLSDFQQTTSDINNIKNDSITQLFFVPVKGNQLSNIYIDSCWFSSPSHVLFQQEKLSVLIKNNSNNDLENIPIKLFINNQLVSPASFSVKANEKTVLELNYQNKTNGIQNGKIELRDNPVTSDDNFFFSYQISKSINVLEITNENSSNKIKSVYETDSVFNFNSHNVNQLDYSLIKKSDLVILNNLNDISSGLSASINKFVTNGGDLVIMPSNQIDFNSYREFLSLLNINYYLSIDTTSTQIKEIAYKHIVYQNVFEGKPESNINLPSVYHHYALSANNTSYKNTILSLKNGNDLLNEYKVDKGTVYLSAISANNEFSNFTNHALFVPTLYNIGLLSQPNHPLFYTIGDNASLVLDKIDNESIYHIKAENFDIIPKSQSTNYHTTIFVGQNIVNAGNYILASKNNELGLAFNYNRKESDLTCNTSDEIEEQINKSSINASLLSSKINSLNSAISEIKSGKKYWKLCIILALLFLGAEIVLIKLFK from the coding sequence ATGAAATTTGCCTCTCCAGAGTTCCTATATGCATTAATCGCTATCGCGATTCCTATTATTATTCATTTATTTAATTTCAGAAAGTTTAAAAAAGTTTACTTCTCTAACATTAGCTTTTTAAAGGAAGTAAAACAAGAAACTCAATCTAAATCTAAGCTAAAGCATTTATTAATTCTGCTTAGTAGAATTTTAGCAATTGCCTTTTTGGTTTTTGCCTTTTCACAACCTTTTATTCCTTCTAATTCATCAGAAGCTAACAACAATAATGTTGTTGGAATTTATGTAGATAATTCATTTAGCATGGAAAGTAGTGGTGAAAATGGCTCCCTGCTAAACGAAGCCAAATTAAAAGCTGTTGAAATTGTAAATTCTTACAAAAAAACCGACCACTTTGTAATATGCGAAAATAGCTTTAGTGTCGGAAGCCAACGCTTGTTAAATGCTGAGGATGCGATAGACAAACTTGAAGAAATTCAAATTACTCCTGAAACAAAATTATTATCTGCTGGGGTTACAAGATTAAAAGATGCTATTTCAGACCAAGAAAATAATAACAAAGCAATCTATGTTTTATCAGATTTTCAGCAAACAACAAGCGATATTAATAACATAAAAAACGACAGCATTACTCAACTCTTTTTTGTTCCTGTAAAAGGGAATCAATTAAGCAATATTTATATAGATAGTTGTTGGTTTAGCTCTCCTTCACATGTACTTTTTCAGCAAGAAAAATTGAGCGTGTTGATTAAAAACAATTCAAACAATGATCTAGAAAACATTCCTATTAAGCTTTTTATTAATAATCAATTGGTTTCTCCTGCTAGCTTTTCAGTTAAAGCTAATGAGAAAACCGTATTAGAATTAAACTACCAAAACAAAACAAACGGCATACAAAATGGCAAAATTGAATTGAGAGATAATCCAGTTACAAGTGATGATAATTTTTTCTTTTCTTACCAAATCTCAAAATCAATAAACGTTCTTGAAATTACAAACGAAAACTCATCAAATAAAATAAAATCGGTTTATGAAACGGATAGTGTTTTCAATTTTAATAGCCACAATGTTAATCAACTTGATTACTCATTAATTAAAAAAAGTGATCTAGTTATACTTAATAATTTAAACGATATTTCATCAGGTCTATCTGCTTCTATCAACAAATTTGTAACAAATGGTGGCGACTTAGTAATTATGCCCTCTAACCAAATTGACTTTAATAGTTACCGTGAATTTTTAAGTTTATTAAACATTAATTACTACCTCTCAATTGATACAACATCAACCCAAATAAAAGAAATTGCCTACAAACATATTGTTTATCAAAACGTATTTGAAGGGAAACCTGAAAGCAACATTAACCTACCTTCTGTTTATCATCATTATGCTTTATCTGCTAATAATACTTCTTACAAAAACACTATTTTATCTTTAAAGAATGGCAACGATTTATTAAACGAATACAAAGTAGATAAAGGCACTGTTTACTTAAGTGCTATTAGTGCTAATAACGAATTTAGCAATTTCACTAACCATGCTTTATTTGTTCCAACATTATACAACATTGGTTTATTAAGTCAACCTAATCACCCTCTTTTTTATACTATTGGAGATAATGCTAGTTTAGTTCTTGATAAAATTGATAACGAAAGCATTTATCATATTAAAGCAGAAAATTTCGATATTATTCCTAAGTCCCAATCAACAAATTACCACACTACAATTTTTGTTGGACAAAATATTGTTAACGCTGGAAACTACATACTTGCTAGTAAAAATAATGAGTTAGGTTTAGCCTTTAATTACAACCGAAAAGAATCTGATTTAACTTGTAATACTTCTGATGAAATTGAAGAACAAATTAATAAATCGTCAATAAATGCAAGCTTATTGAGTTCTAAAATTAACAGCCTTAACTCTGCTATTAGCGAAATAAAATCAGGAAAAAAATATTGGAAATTGTGTATTATCTTAGCTTTATTATTTTTGGGTGCTGAGATTGTGCTTATAAAACTTTTTAAATAG
- a CDS encoding dihydroorotase, giving the protein MNILIKSATVVNANSPLNGKKIDILIEKGVIQKIASCIKNANNYKEISHKDLHVSAGWIDMRANFCDPGYEYKEDLISGLNAAAKGGFTEVITMPDTLPVVDSKSGIEYIINKTKDNIVTVYPTGALSHNCEGKEIAEMYDMHLAGAIAFTDNKHAISNPSLLNRALLYSQSFGGLIMDFPNDKNLFNNGQINEGVISTKLGLKGAPALAEELTVTRSLYLAEYCNAPIHLTNITTKKSVQLIKEAKAKGLKVTADVNSYHLLLNETELETFDSNLKVKPPLRTKDDNKALIKGLKEGTIDAVCSDHNPEDIENKQCEFDNTAFGMINLQTSFAVMNTALTDKVDLTEIIESITSKPRAILKLSQPQLKEGEIANLTLFSPSTEFVLEKNQIVSKSKNSPFIGRTLKGTVIGIVNKNKVKMA; this is encoded by the coding sequence ATGAATATTTTAATTAAATCGGCAACAGTTGTAAATGCTAACTCTCCATTAAATGGTAAAAAGATTGACATTTTAATTGAAAAAGGAGTTATCCAAAAAATTGCTTCTTGTATAAAAAATGCCAATAATTACAAAGAAATTTCGCACAAAGATTTACATGTTTCTGCTGGCTGGATAGATATGAGAGCTAACTTTTGTGATCCAGGATACGAATATAAAGAAGACTTAATCTCGGGGTTAAACGCTGCCGCTAAAGGAGGTTTTACCGAAGTAATAACAATGCCTGATACTCTCCCTGTTGTGGATTCAAAATCAGGAATAGAATACATTATCAACAAAACAAAAGACAATATTGTAACAGTTTACCCAACTGGAGCTTTATCTCATAACTGTGAGGGAAAAGAAATTGCCGAAATGTATGACATGCATTTAGCTGGCGCAATTGCGTTTACTGATAATAAACATGCCATTTCAAACCCTAGCTTATTGAATAGAGCTTTGCTTTACAGCCAAAGTTTTGGAGGATTAATTATGGATTTTCCAAACGATAAAAACTTGTTTAATAATGGACAAATAAACGAAGGAGTAATAAGTACTAAACTAGGTTTAAAAGGAGCTCCTGCACTTGCCGAAGAGTTAACAGTAACGAGAAGCTTATACTTGGCAGAGTATTGTAATGCACCAATACATTTAACAAACATTACTACAAAAAAGTCAGTACAACTCATAAAAGAAGCAAAAGCAAAAGGGTTAAAAGTTACTGCTGATGTTAACTCTTACCACCTCTTGTTAAATGAAACAGAATTGGAAACTTTCGATTCGAACTTAAAAGTTAAACCACCTTTAAGAACAAAAGACGATAATAAAGCTCTCATTAAAGGGTTAAAAGAAGGAACTATTGATGCCGTTTGTTCTGACCATAATCCAGAAGACATTGAAAACAAACAATGTGAGTTTGACAATACTGCTTTCGGGATGATTAACCTTCAAACTTCTTTTGCTGTAATGAACACAGCTTTAACTGACAAAGTAGATTTAACTGAAATTATAGAATCTATTACAAGTAAACCAAGAGCAATATTAAAACTAAGTCAACCTCAACTAAAAGAAGGGGAAATAGCAAATCTTACTTTATTCAGTCCATCTACTGAATTTGTTTTAGAAAAAAATCAAATTGTATCTAAATCTAAAAACAGTCCTTTTATTGGAAGAACGCTTAAAGGAACCGTAATTGGAATTGTAAATAAAAATAAAGTGAAGATGGCTTAG
- the mnmA gene encoding tRNA 2-thiouridine(34) synthase MnmA, translated as MSKKGKVLVAMSGGIDSSVAAMLLHEQGYEVIGITMKTWDYATAGGARKTTGCCSLDDINDARALAVDMGFHHIILDIREEFGDAIIDNFVGEYLAGRTPNPCVLCNTHIKWDALLKRADQLGCEFIATGHYAQTRKENGRHIIFKGKDENKDQSYVLWGLSQESLARTMFPLGGFDKPAIRQMALDRGYKELAKKGESFEICFVPDNDYRGFLKRKVEGLEERVDGGNFVDTKGNILGKHKGYPFYTIGQRKGLELAFGDPRYVIKIDAEKNEVVLGVKEELNKKEVFVRNPNIMKYEILEGEIEATSKIRYKDKGSNSIVTALPDGRIKIEFLADVQGVAPGQSAVFYEGNDLIGGGFIDNN; from the coding sequence GTGAGTAAAAAAGGGAAAGTACTAGTGGCAATGAGTGGTGGAATTGACAGTTCTGTAGCAGCAATGTTATTGCATGAACAAGGGTATGAAGTAATCGGAATTACCATGAAAACATGGGATTACGCTACTGCTGGTGGAGCAAGAAAAACAACAGGATGTTGTAGTTTAGATGATATTAATGATGCTAGGGCTTTAGCAGTTGATATGGGTTTTCATCATATTATTTTAGATATAAGAGAAGAGTTTGGAGATGCCATAATTGACAATTTTGTTGGAGAATATTTAGCTGGAAGAACACCAAACCCATGTGTGTTATGTAACACGCACATAAAATGGGATGCTTTATTAAAAAGAGCTGATCAGTTAGGTTGTGAGTTTATTGCAACGGGTCATTATGCACAAACACGAAAAGAAAATGGTAGACATATCATTTTTAAAGGAAAAGACGAGAACAAAGATCAGTCTTATGTTTTGTGGGGATTGAGTCAAGAAAGTTTAGCAAGAACAATGTTCCCGCTAGGAGGTTTTGATAAGCCTGCTATTCGTCAAATGGCATTGGATAGAGGTTATAAAGAATTGGCAAAAAAAGGTGAAAGTTTTGAAATCTGTTTTGTGCCAGATAATGATTATAGAGGCTTTTTAAAGCGAAAAGTTGAAGGTTTAGAAGAACGAGTTGATGGTGGTAATTTTGTTGATACAAAAGGAAATATTTTAGGAAAGCATAAAGGTTATCCATTTTATACTATTGGACAGCGTAAAGGGTTAGAATTAGCTTTTGGCGATCCTCGTTACGTAATTAAAATTGATGCTGAAAAAAACGAAGTAGTTCTAGGAGTAAAAGAAGAGTTGAATAAAAAAGAAGTTTTTGTTCGTAATCCTAATATTATGAAATATGAAATTCTTGAAGGTGAAATTGAAGCAACTTCAAAAATTAGATATAAGGATAAAGGTTCAAATAGTATTGTTACTGCATTACCTGACGGAAGAATAAAAATTGAGTTCTTAGCAGATGTTCAAGGAGTTGCTCCTGGCCAATCAGCTGTTTTTTACGAAGGCAATGATTTAATTGGTGGTGGGTTTATTGATAATAATTAA
- a CDS encoding toxin-antitoxin system YwqK family antitoxin: protein MRYLIVVFSILISLANYGQEVNKTDASGKKQGDWKKYHENGVLRYKGQFKNDKPVGTFVYYDNAGNLTFIMEYDGDIARTEAYFENKKLKAKGNYKNQKKDSIWNYFSEAGFRLSEELYVNGRKEGDWKVFYKNGKVAEIKSHANDFENGDWIQYHENGKERLKATFENGSLEGKIYFYDESGKKTTEGNYKHDVRHGAWMIFDVHGKVIRKDIYYNGQREGGNDDMMLPEDEERIQQDFLEFDDVMPQR, encoded by the coding sequence ATGAGATATTTAATAGTTGTATTTTCAATACTAATTTCTTTAGCTAACTATGGCCAAGAGGTTAATAAAACTGATGCTTCGGGTAAAAAACAAGGGGATTGGAAAAAGTATCATGAAAATGGAGTGTTACGCTACAAAGGACAATTTAAAAACGATAAGCCTGTAGGTACATTTGTGTATTATGATAATGCTGGAAATTTAACTTTTATAATGGAGTATGATGGAGATATAGCGAGAACCGAAGCTTATTTTGAGAATAAAAAATTGAAAGCAAAAGGGAATTATAAAAATCAAAAAAAGGACAGTATCTGGAATTATTTTAGTGAGGCAGGATTTAGGTTGTCGGAAGAGCTTTATGTAAATGGAAGAAAAGAAGGAGATTGGAAAGTGTTTTATAAAAATGGAAAAGTTGCCGAAATTAAAAGTCATGCAAACGATTTTGAAAATGGTGATTGGATACAGTATCATGAAAATGGAAAAGAACGACTAAAAGCAACTTTTGAAAATGGAAGTTTAGAAGGTAAAATTTATTTTTATGATGAATCTGGTAAAAAAACGACAGAAGGAAATTATAAGCATGATGTGAGGCATGGTGCATGGATGATATTTGATGTGCATGGAAAAGTTATAAGAAAAGATATTTATTATAATGGGCAAAGAGAAGGCGGTAATGATGATATGATGTTGCCAGAAGATGAAGAAAGAATACAGCAAGATTTTTTAGAGTTTGATGATGTAATGCCTCAACGATAA
- a CDS encoding glycosyltransferase — MKVVIVGPAYPYRGGIALFNERLAKAFQENNDEVEIITFTLQYPGFLFPGKTQYSDAHPPKELKITRLINAVNPFSWIKTAKAIKKEKPDLVLFAYWLPFMAPSFGTIAKLVAKNKHTKIAALVHNIIPHEKRAGDMMLSKYFIKHVNGFITLSKSVYDDLTSLTSKPKVLTPHPLYDNFGAAISKTEAINKLGLDQSYSYLLFFGIIRKYKGLDILLEAMANEEIKSKKVKVIVAGEFYEDSTAYLDLIKKHQLENSVVLVNQFIPDGEVVNYFCAADMVVQPYKHATQSGVTQIAYHFNKPMLVTNVGGLSEMVPDQKVGYVTECNSISVSNSILDFYNKKREEEFISGVIDEKQKYTWDKMTLAISQLVQQL; from the coding sequence ATGAAAGTTGTTATTGTTGGTCCTGCATATCCTTATAGAGGCGGAATAGCACTTTTTAATGAACGATTAGCAAAGGCATTTCAAGAGAATAATGATGAGGTTGAAATAATAACCTTTACCTTACAATACCCCGGGTTTTTATTTCCTGGTAAAACTCAGTATTCTGATGCACATCCACCAAAAGAATTAAAAATAACAAGATTAATAAATGCTGTAAATCCATTTAGTTGGATAAAAACAGCAAAAGCAATAAAAAAAGAAAAACCTGATTTAGTATTGTTTGCTTACTGGTTGCCTTTTATGGCTCCAAGTTTTGGTACAATAGCTAAGCTTGTTGCTAAAAATAAGCATACAAAAATAGCAGCGTTAGTTCATAATATTATTCCTCACGAAAAGCGTGCAGGAGATATGATGTTATCTAAATACTTTATTAAGCATGTAAATGGGTTTATTACACTTTCTAAAAGTGTTTATGATGATTTAACTAGTTTGACAAGCAAACCAAAAGTATTAACGCCACATCCATTATACGATAATTTTGGAGCTGCTATTTCTAAAACTGAAGCGATAAATAAATTAGGTTTAGACCAATCTTATAGCTACCTATTATTTTTTGGAATTATAAGAAAATACAAAGGTTTAGATATACTTTTAGAAGCGATGGCTAATGAGGAAATTAAATCAAAAAAAGTAAAAGTAATTGTTGCTGGAGAGTTTTATGAAGATAGTACCGCTTACTTAGATTTAATTAAAAAGCATCAACTGGAAAATAGTGTTGTTTTGGTTAATCAATTTATACCAGATGGGGAAGTAGTAAATTACTTTTGTGCTGCTGATATGGTTGTTCAACCCTATAAACATGCAACGCAAAGTGGAGTTACACAAATTGCTTACCATTTTAATAAACCAATGTTGGTTACCAATGTTGGCGGATTATCAGAAATGGTGCCTGATCAAAAAGTTGGCTATGTTACTGAGTGTAATTCAATTTCAGTTTCAAATTCCATTTTAGATTTTTATAATAAGAAAAGAGAAGAAGAATTTATTTCAGGAGTAATTGATGAGAAACAGAAATATACTTGGGATAAAATGACTTTAGCTATTTCTCAATTAGTCCAACAACTTTAA
- a CDS encoding glycosyltransferase family 2 protein — protein sequence MSAELEISIVIPLFNEEESLKELSDWIGKVMHENKFSYEVIFVDDGSTDSSWTVVEELSAQNPAIKGIKFRRNYGKSAGLNVGFEAAQGNVVFTMDADLQDSPEELPEMYKMIVEEGYDLVSGWKKKRYDPLSKTIPTKLFNWATRKMSGINNLHDFNCGLKAYKKEVIKTIEVYGEMHRYIPLLAKWAGFAKITEKAVAHQERKYGVTKFGLERFINGFLDLLSITFIAKFGKRPMHLFGTLGTLMFIIGFFSAAYIGVMKIYDLNQGNKTILVTDNPYFFIALTSMILGSLLFVAGFLGELISRNSPTRNLYHIEKEI from the coding sequence ATGAGTGCAGAATTAGAAATATCTATTGTAATACCATTATTTAACGAAGAAGAATCGCTTAAAGAATTAAGCGATTGGATTGGTAAAGTAATGCACGAGAACAAGTTTTCTTACGAAGTTATTTTTGTAGATGACGGAAGTACCGATTCTTCTTGGACTGTGGTTGAAGAATTGTCAGCCCAAAACCCAGCTATAAAAGGCATTAAGTTCAGACGTAATTATGGTAAATCAGCAGGGTTAAATGTTGGTTTCGAAGCTGCACAAGGTAATGTAGTTTTTACGATGGATGCCGATTTGCAAGATAGCCCAGAAGAATTACCGGAAATGTATAAAATGATTGTTGAAGAAGGGTATGATTTAGTTTCTGGTTGGAAAAAGAAAAGATACGATCCGCTTTCAAAAACAATACCTACCAAATTATTTAACTGGGCAACTCGTAAAATGTCGGGTATAAATAATTTACACGATTTTAATTGTGGGTTAAAAGCTTACAAAAAAGAGGTGATAAAAACCATAGAAGTTTATGGTGAAATGCACCGTTACATTCCTTTATTGGCTAAATGGGCAGGCTTTGCTAAAATAACAGAAAAAGCAGTTGCCCATCAAGAACGTAAGTATGGTGTTACTAAATTTGGGTTAGAACGTTTTATTAATGGATTCTTAGATTTATTGTCGATTACCTTTATTGCTAAATTTGGTAAACGACCAATGCACTTATTTGGTACATTAGGAACCTTAATGTTTATAATTGGATTTTTTAGTGCCGCCTATATTGGGGTGATGAAAATATATGATTTAAATCAAGGCAATAAAACCATTTTGGTTACCGATAACCCTTACTTTTTTATTGCTCTTACTTCTATGATTTTAGGCTCGTTGTTGTTTGTAGCAGGATTTTTAGGGGAGTTAATTTCTAGAAATTCGCCAACTAGAAACCTATATCACATCGAAAAAGAAATTTAA
- a CDS encoding DUF4199 domain-containing protein codes for MKTNKNYSFITFAHLQHKNMEKYSTTLKYGLYGAALSFVVLVLLLVSGNSPWSSASWMGAWIPGVTAYFVLKLNKEENPDAVNSFYQVFKQSMQVIFFQALFFTIMAVLFSTFLNTGALEMYKAEMLANEESVKLILGEEGVEMLNKELNNATFFTLSFSDFINKLIGGTIVSLILAGIFKKNKPIFENE; via the coding sequence ATGAAAACCAACAAAAATTATTCTTTTATTACCTTTGCTCACTTACAGCATAAAAACATGGAGAAATATAGTACTACTTTAAAATACGGTTTGTACGGAGCAGCATTAAGTTTTGTAGTACTTGTTTTATTGCTGGTTTCGGGCAATAGCCCGTGGAGTAGCGCAAGTTGGATGGGTGCATGGATACCCGGAGTTACTGCTTATTTTGTTTTAAAATTAAACAAAGAAGAAAACCCTGATGCAGTGAATTCTTTTTATCAAGTGTTTAAACAAAGTATGCAAGTTATTTTTTTTCAAGCTTTATTTTTTACAATTATGGCTGTACTGTTTTCTACTTTTTTAAATACAGGGGCATTAGAAATGTATAAAGCAGAAATGTTGGCTAACGAAGAAAGTGTTAAATTAATTCTTGGAGAAGAAGGTGTAGAAATGCTAAACAAAGAATTAAATAATGCCACATTTTTTACCTTATCATTTTCAGATTTCATTAATAAACTTATTGGAGGTACAATTGTTTCATTAATTTTAGCTGGTATTTTCAAAAAAAACAAACCTATCTTTGAAAACGAATGA